The nucleotide window ACCCTTCTCTTTTTAGTTAGGAACCGGCTCTCCACCGGATATAGTTATAGTTGTCGCCCACCTTTTTAATCCCGAACTGGTAATAGGCCACGGTGACAACAACCACGTTCTTGCTCATGGTTGGTCAACCTCACTATCATTTTCAGGTAGACGTAGATATTCAACCGCTTTCTTCCTGGCAATATGGTAAATATCGGCAGCGTCGCGTTTGCCCAGGTCATTAAGTACCTGGACATTAAGGAACATGGCCGTGGCCCCGGCCATGGTGGATTTGACCAACAGTCCGGCCAGCCGGTCTACATCCTTTTTGATGGCCCGGCGTATCGCCCGGTCAAGGGCCTCGCGGCCGTCGATGGCGGCTTCTTCGTTAAGGGCTTTTTCTAAAATATCCCTGACTAAAACTGCAACCGACAATTCCCTCCTGGTAGCTTCAGCACGCAATCGCTTATCCAGGTCGTCTGTAACCCTAATTTGGATAATTTTAGAAAACCTGCTCATGTATTCGCACCTCCATTACAAAAAATCTGTGGAACACAAAAATTTGACAGGCGAAATGTAGTACAAAGAAAAGACAGAAACCACAAAAAGAAATACAAAAAGCATTACACGAATTATAAATAACTGCCAGGCTCTGCCTGGCATGTGTAATCGCGGGCGACTGCCCGCTTAACCTGCCTTCAGGGAGGAGCGCGCCGGCATCGCCGGAAAGTAACGCTCCTCCCTGGTAGTTAGGTGACCCGCTAGAATCAGGAAGGCCTGCGTTAGCAGGCCAACCTTTGGTAACGTGATCCTGGTCAATTTGGGTGTCCATTATTGGCGGGTCCTGCCCCGCACAATAAAGTCCCTTTGGAGAAAATAAAACACCCCGCAGGTTTACACCTACCGGGTGCTTTACAGGTGGTACTCTATTGTTTCCGGTTGGGTCAAGATATGGCGGATAAAGTTTCCTTCCCGTTTCATTAAGGCTTCAATTTCTTCGGGAGTATAGGCTAATGGTTCTACCGGCTCCATGATGCGGGCAACAGCTTTACCAAGGACCTCCCACCTGCGCCAGGCCGGCATTTTAGAAAAATCACGGGAGATTACTATAATGTCTATGTCGCTATTCTCGTTGGCCTCGCCCCTTGCGTGGGATCCGTAAAGGAAAGCCCTGTCTACTTTAATGCCTTGCGAGGTTACCGCCTGGAGGAAGTCCTTTATTATCTTCTCGACTGCAGTTCTATCTTGAGACATTGCATCACTTCCCTGGTTGATTTGTTCTGCCTATCCCCCTGCTTTCATGAATATACTATACTGATAACATATTTTTCCACCATCAAATGTTATAGTACCTTATGGTGCCGCAGATGGCAATAGCTATGGTTTTGTATATCCTTCCAAGACCAAGAGGTAAACCTCTGTATGTAACGGCCCTTAACGTTTTTGTTGTAGTACCAGGCCGGCAACCTTACACCTAGCAAAATAAAAACACTCGGCAGGTTTTACTACCAGGTGCATTACAATATTAC belongs to Moorella humiferrea and includes:
- a CDS encoding ribbon-helix-helix protein, CopG family — encoded protein: MSRFSKIIQIRVTDDLDKRLRAEATRRELSVAVLVRDILEKALNEEAAIDGREALDRAIRRAIKKDVDRLAGLLVKSTMAGATAMFLNVQVLNDLGKRDAADIYHIARKKAVEYLRLPENDSEVDQP
- a CDS encoding nucleotidyltransferase domain-containing protein, coding for MSQDRTAVEKIIKDFLQAVTSQGIKVDRAFLYGSHARGEANENSDIDIIVISRDFSKMPAWRRWEVLGKAVARIMEPVEPLAYTPEEIEALMKREGNFIRHILTQPETIEYHL